Proteins co-encoded in one Chionomys nivalis chromosome 6, mChiNiv1.1, whole genome shotgun sequence genomic window:
- the LOC130875474 gene encoding THO complex subunit 2, translating to MAMTAATVVVPAEWIKNWEKSGRSEFLRLCRILSESKSRDTLACRDFQQALYELSYHVIKGTLKPEQASSVLSDISEFREDIPLILADIFCILDIETNCLEEKNKRDHFTQLVLACLYLVSDTVLKERLDPETLESLGLIKQSQQFSQKSVKIKTKLFYKQQKFNLLREENEGYAKLIVELGQDLSGNITSDLILEILKSLIGCFNLDPNRVLDIILEVFECRPEHHDFFISLLEAYMNMCEPQTLCHILGFKFKFYQEPNGETPSSLYTVAAVLLQFNLIDLDDLYVHLLPADSCIVNEYKREIVETKHIVRKLTMVVLPSDKSDEREKEKKKDDKVEKAPDNQKLGLLEALLVIGDWQHAQSIMDRMPPYYAASHKVIALAICNLIHITIEPLYRRVGVPKGAKGSPVNSLQNKKSPKPAESFEDLRRDVFSMFCYLGPHLSHDPILFAKVVRIGKSFMKEFQSDGKQENKEKMEVIFSCLLSITDQVLLPSLSLMDCNACMSEELWGMFKTFPYQHRYRLYGQWKNETYHSHPLLVKIKAHTVDRAKYIMKRLTKENVKPSGRQIGKLSHSNPTILFDYVLSQIQKYDNLITPVVDSLKYLTALNYDVLAYCIIEALANPEKERMKHDDTTISSWLQSLASFCGAVFRKYPIDLAGLLQYVANQLKAGKSFDLLILKEVVQKMAGIEVTEEMTMDQLEAMTGGEQLKAEGGYFGQIRNTKKSSQRLKDALLDHDLALPLCLLMAQQRNGVIFQEGGEKHLKLVGKLYDQCHDTLVQFGGFLASNLSTDDYIKRVPSVDVLCNEFHTPHDAAFFLSRPMYAHHISSKYDELKKSEKGSKQQHKVHKYITSCEMVMAPVHEAVVSLHISKVWEDISPQFYTTFWSLTMYDLAVPHTSYEREVNKLKIQMKAIDDNQEMPLNKKKKEKERCTALQDKLLEEEKKQTEHVQRVLQRLKLEKDNWLLAKSTKNETITKFLQLCIFPRCIFSAIDSVYCAHFVELVHQQKTPNFSTLLCYDRVFSDIIYMVASFTENEASRYGRFLCCMLETVTRWHSDRSTYEKECGNYPGFLTILRATGFDGGNKADQLDYENFRHVVHKWHYKLTKASVHCLETGEYTHIRNILIVLTKILPWYPKVLNLGQALERRVHKICQEEKERKPDLYVLAMVYSGQLKNRKSYMIPENEFHHKDPPPRNAASSVPNGPSSGLPSSIGNTSKSDESSTEETDKSRERSQCGLKAVTKASSAVPKGNSNNGNSGSNTKAVKENDKEKGKEKEKEKKEKTSAVIPEVRVLCKDNKEKPKEEQPNKDEKIRETKERMPKSDKDKEKLKKEEKAKDEKFRITVPNLESKSTQEREKEKEPSRERDLAKEMKSKENVKGGEKTPVSGSLKSPVSRTDNAEPEREKRRKVDSHPSPSHSSTIKDSLNKLKESSAKLYINHAPPLLCKSKEREMDKKDLDKSRERSREREKKEEKDRKERKRDYSNSDREVPLDLVKRRKDENGILGTSKHKSESPCESLYPNEKDKEKNKSKSSGKEKGDFFKPEKVDKVSSGKKESGHDKEKVEKKEKWDSCGDKDEKKHHKSSDKHR from the coding sequence ATGGCGATGACTGCGGCAACTGTAGTGGTTCCTGCTGAGTGGATCAAGAACtgggagaaatctgggagaagcgAATTTTTGCGTTTATGCCGGATTCTCAGTGAAAGTAAAAGCCGCGACACTTTGGCTTGTAGAGATTTCCAACAAGCTCTCTATGAGTTGTCATACCATGTCATTAAAGGAACTTTAAAGCCGGAACAGGCATCCAGTGTTCTCAGTGACATCAGTGAATTTCGTGAAGATATTCCACTTATTCTTGCCGACATattctgcatattagatattGAGACGAATTGtttagaagaaaagaacaagagagaTCATTTTACACAGTTGGTATTAGCATGTTTATATTTAGTTTCAGACACAGTTCTAAAGGAACGCTTGGATCCAGAAACATTGGAGTCATTAGGCCTTATCAAACAATCACAGCAGTTCAGTCAGAAGTCAGTTAAAATCAAGACGAAACTCTTTTACAAACAACAGAAGTTCAATTtgttaagagaagaaaatgaaggttATGCCAAGCTTATTGTTGAATTGGGGCAAGATTTATCTGGAAATATTACTAGTGATTTAATCTTAGAAATTCTCAAATCTTTAATAGGTTGCTTTAATCTAGACCCCAATCGAGTTTTGGATATCATATTAGAGGTGTTTGAGTGTAGGCCAGAACACCATgatttctttatatctttattaGAAGCTTACATGAATATGTGTGAACCACAAACATTGTGTCATATTCTTGGATTCAAATTCAAGTTTTACCAGGAACCAAATGGTGAGACTCCATCATCTTTGTATACAGTCGCAGCAGTACTTCTACAGTTTAATCTTATCGATTTGGATGATCTTTATGTACACCTTCTTCCAGCTGATAGTTGCATTGTGAATGAATACAAACGAGAAATTGTGGAAACTAAGCACATTGTCAGAAAACTTACAATGGTTGTATTGCCTTCTGACAAAAGTGATGAacgagagaaagaaaagaaaaaagatgataaAGTAGAAAAGGCACCCGACAATCAAAAACTTGGTTTGTTGGAAGCCTTGTTAGTTATTGGTGATTGGCAGCATGCACAGAGTATTATGGATCGAATGCCTCCATACTATGCAGCGTCACATAAAGTAATAGCCCTTGCTATCTGCAATCTTATACACATAACTATTGAGCCTCTTTACCGAAGAGTTGGTGTTCCTAAAGGTGCTAAAGGCTCACCTGTCAATTCTTTGCAAAACAAGAAGTCACCAAAGCCAGCAGAGAGCTTTGAAGACTTAAGGAGAGATGTATTCAGTATGTTCTGTTATCTTGGTCCTCACCTTTCTCATGATCCCATCTTATTTGCAAAGGTTGTGCGCATAGGCAAGTCATTTATGAAGGAATTTCAGTCTGATGGGaagcaagaaaataaagagaaaatggaagtcaTCTTTAGTTGTTTGCTTAGCATCACTGACCAGGTACTTCTTCCGTCTCTTTCTTTGATGGATTGCAATGCGTGTATGTCAGAGGAACTATGGGGAATGTTTAAAACATTTCCTTATCAGCATAGATACCGCTTATATGGCCAATGGAAGAATGAGACTTACCATAGTCACCCACTTTTAGTAAAAATCAAAGCTCACACAGTAGACAGAGCCAAGTACATTATGAAGCgtctaacaaaggaaaatgtgaaGCCTTCAGGAAGACAGATTGGGAAACTGAGCCACAGCAATCCAACCATTTTGTTTGATTATGTCTTGTCACAAATACAGAAATATGATAACTTAATAACACCTGTGGTAGACTCATTGAAATATCTCACTGCGTTGAATTATGATGTTTTGGCCTATTGTATCATTGAAGCATTAGCTaatccagaaaaagaaagaatgaagcacGATGACACAACCATCTCAAGctggcttcagagcctggctaGTTTCTGTGGTGCAGTTTTTCGTAAATACCCAATTGATCTTGCTGGTCTTCTTCAGTATGTAGCCAATCAATTAAAGGCAGGCAAAAGTTTTGACCTGCTTATATTGAAAGAAGTGGTACAAAAAATGGCAGGAATAGAAGTTACAGAGGAAATGACAATGGACCAGCTAGAGGCTATGACTGGTGGGGAGCAACTGAAAGCTGAGGGTGGATATTTTGGCCAGATAAGAAACACTAAAAAATCCTCTCAGAGATTGAAGGATGCACTGCTGGACCATGACCTTGCCCTTCCTCTCTGTTTGCTTATGGCCCAGCAGAGGAATGGTGTGATCTTTCAGGAAGGCGGAGAGAAACATTTGAAGCTTGTAGGGAAGCTGTATGACCAGTGTCATGATACTTTGGTACAGTTTGGTGGGTTTTTAGCTTCAAATTTAAGCACAGATGATTACATAAAGAGAGTACCTTCAGTTGATGTACTGTGTAATGAATTTCATACGCCCCATGATGCAGCATTTTTTCTGTCTCGGCCGATGTATGCGCACCATATTTCATCAAAGTATGATGAACTTAAGAAATCAGAAAAGGGTAGTAAACAGCAACATAAAGTTCATAAATATATTACATCATGTGAGATGGTGATGGCTCCTGTCCATGAAGCAGTGGTCTCCTTACACATTTCCAAAGTCTGGGAAGATATCAGCCCTCAATTTTATACCACTTTCTGGTCTCTGACAATGTATGACCTTGCAGTTCCACACACTAGCTATGAACGAGAAGTCAATAAACTTAAGATCCAGATGAAAGCAATAGATGACAATCAAGAAATGCctctgaataaaaagaaaaaagagaaagagcgcTGTACTGCCCTTCAAGACAAGCTTcttgaagaggaaaagaaacagacGGAGCATGTGCAGCGAGTTCTACAGAGACTGAAATTGGAAAAGGACAACTGGCTCTTAGCAAAATCTACTAAAAATGAGACCATCACAAAGTTTCTCCAGCTGTGTATATTTCCTCGTTGTATTTTTTCAGCAATTGATTCTGTTTACTGTGCGCATTTTGTTGAGTTGGTCCACCAACAGAAGACTCCAAATTTCTCCACACTTCTCTGCTATGATCGAGTTTTCTCTGATATAATTTACATGGTTGCTAGCTTTACTGAAAATGAAGCTAGTCGATATGGTAGATTTCTTTGCTGCATGTTAGAGACAGTGACTAGGTGGCATAGCGACAGATCCACCTATGAGAAGGAATGTGGAAACTATCCAGGATTCCTTACTATATTACGAGCAACTGGATTTGATGGTGGAAATAAAGCGGATCAGTTAGATTATGAAAATTTTCGACATGTTGTACATAAGTGGCATTATAAACTAACCAAGGCATCGGTACATTGCCTTGAAACAGGTGAATATACTCATATCAGAAATATCTTGATTGTGCTCACAAAAATACTGCCATGGTACCCCAAAGTTTTAAATCTGGGACAGGCTTTGGAAAGAAGAGTACATAAAATCtgccaagaagagaaagaaaggaagccagaTCTGTATGTACTAGCAATGGTCTACTCTGGGCAGCTGAAAAATAGAAAGTCATACATGATACCTGAAAATGAATTTCATCACAAAGATCCTCCTCCAAGAAATGCTGCTTCAAGTGTACCAAATGGACCTAGTAGCGGGCTGCCGTCTTCCATAGGAAACACGTCTAAGTCAGATGAAAGTAGTACTGAGGAGACTGACAAGTCAAGGGAAAGGTCTCAGTGTGGCCTGAAAGCTGTCACTAAAGCCTCTAGTGCCGTACCAAAAGGGAATTCAAACAATGGAAACAGCGGCTCCAACACCAAGGCTGTTaaggaaaatgacaaagaaaaggggaaggaaaaggaaaaagaaaaaaaagaaaagacctcaGCTGTTATTCCAGAAGTTAGggtactttgtaaagacaataaagaaaaacccAAGGAAGAGCAGCCaaataaagatgagaaaataaGAGAGACCAAGGAAAGAATGCCTAAATCTGACAAAgataaggaaaaattaaagaaggaggaaaaagctAAAGATGAGAAGTTCAGGATCACTGTCCCTAACTTAGAGTCAAAGTCTactcaagaaagagaaaaagagaaagagccatCAAGAGAAAGAGATTtagcaaaggaaatgaaatcaaaagaaaatgttaaaggaGGAGAAAAAACACCAGTTTCTGGGTCCTTGAAATCACCTGTTTCCCGAACAGATAATGCAGAGCCCGAAAGAGAAAAACGTCGCAAGGTAGATTCCCATCCTTCTCCATCCCATTCGTCCACAATAAAGGACAGTCTCAACAAACTGAAGGAGTCTTCAGCAAAGCTCTACATCAACCATGCTCCACCACTGTTGTGCAAGAgtaaggagagagaaatggacaAGAAAGATTTGGACAAGTCAAGGGAAagatccagagagagagaaaaaaaagaagaaaaggaccgGAAAGAGCGGAAAAGGGATTATTCAAACAGTGACCGGGAAGTGCCTCTAGACTTAGTCAAAAGGCGGAAAGATGAAAATGGAATATTGGGGACTTCAAAGCACAAAAGTGAAAGCCCCTGTGAGTCTCTTTATCCAAATgagaaagacaaggaaaaaaataagtcaaaatccTCAGGCAAAGAAAAGGGTGATTTCTTTAAACCTGAAAAGGTGGATAAAGTATCCAGTGGGAAAAAGGAGTCTGGACATGATAAAGAAAaggtagaaaagaaagagaaatgggacAGTTGTGGAGATAAGGACGAGAAGAAGCATCATAAGTCCTCAGACAAGCACAGATAA